Below is a window of Leuconostoc lactis DNA.
ACCTGATTTTAGTGCCCTAAAGTTCAATAGGTACAATCAGTATGAGTCTATGGTTCTACCAATTATAAGGTATTTAGAGTCATACAATGTCGAATTCATCTATGATACACAAGTTAATAATGTTGTGGTAGATTTCGAAAATGACGAAAAAATTGCAAAAAAACTCGTGATCCAGGATGGTGATGATGTTAGCCTATCACGTGATGATCTTGTATTCGTTACAAATGGTTCTATTACAGAAAGTTCAACATACGGAAGCCATGATAAACCCGCTCCTATATCAAAAGAGTTGGGTGGTAGTTGGTCACTATGGAAGAATCTGGCAGAACAATCTAATGATTTCGGTCATCCAGAAGTATTCTACGATAACCTACCTGACAAAAGTTGGTTCGTATCAGCGACAGCCACTATAAAATCACCAGAAATTGAACCTTACATTGAACGTCTCACCAATCGTGATTTGCATGATCACAAAATTAATAGTGGTGGGATCATTACCATAACCGATTCGAACTGGTTGATGAGTTTCGCGGTTCACAGGCAGCCACATTTCAAAGAACAAAAAGAAAATGAAACAATTGTATGGATATATGGATTATATTCAGATACCAAAGGAAATTTTGTTGATAAGACTATTGTAGAAAGTTCTGGTGAAGAAATCACTCAAGAACTCCTTTATCACCTTGGTGTCCCTGAGTCCAAGATCAAACAATTGTCTAACCAAAACAATATAAATACCGTTCCAGTATTTATGCCATTTATTACGTCATACTTTATGCCCCGCGTTGCGGGTGATAGGCCAGATATTGTTCCTAAGGGATCTGTTAATTTAGCCTTTATTGGTAATTTCGCAGAGTCACCTAGTAATGACACCGTGTTCACTACCGAATATTCAATTAGGACAGCCATGGAATCTGTATATACTTTGCTTGAAGTTGAACGAGCTGTTCCTGAAGTTTATGGATCCATTTATGATATTCGAGAACTACTTAAAGCCATCTACTATATGGGAGATAAAAAAACCATTGATGAGGCTAATTTAGGAATCCCTAAATTAGCTAAAGTAGTTCTAAAAAAGAAGATAAAGGGAACGTTTATCGAAGAGCTACTTACCGAGAGTAAATTACTATAAAACACAATAGCCGTAAAAAATTTTAAAGCGACAAAATTATTGCCAATTATAAGTACCAAACCCATTATGCGTCATATTTTTGTAGTAATGGACTGTTAGTTTTGGAAAAAGACTGCTCTTATGCTAGATTTACGGACAGATTTTCTTCTGCCCTGTAAACTAATAGCATAGGAGCATTTTTTAATATGATTCGATACAAAAAAGAATTTAACCAGTCTCTTGTTGAGATGCACAATCAAGGCCGTTCATATGCTGATCTATCCGCTGAATATGGACCTTCGGTCGACTCAATCCGTAACTGGGTCAAGTTGTACGCGTTCCACGAAGTGGACGGCGAAAAATGGACG
It encodes the following:
- a CDS encoding oleate hydratase — its product is MRYSNGNYEAFARPRKPKNVDQKSAYIIGGGLAGLATAVFLVRDGQMSGEKIHIYEELPTPGGSLDGEKRANIGFVTRGGREMENHFETMWDMYRSIPSLEIEDASYLDEFYWLDKDDPNSSNTRLIYNRGQRVPTDGLYTLDEKSKELIDLVLTPESKLGKTTIEEFFSNEFFESNFWMYWATMFAFEKWHSAVEMRRYTMRFIHHIDGLPDFSALKFNRYNQYESMVLPIIRYLESYNVEFIYDTQVNNVVVDFENDEKIAKKLVIQDGDDVSLSRDDLVFVTNGSITESSTYGSHDKPAPISKELGGSWSLWKNLAEQSNDFGHPEVFYDNLPDKSWFVSATATIKSPEIEPYIERLTNRDLHDHKINSGGIITITDSNWLMSFAVHRQPHFKEQKENETIVWIYGLYSDTKGNFVDKTIVESSGEEITQELLYHLGVPESKIKQLSNQNNINTVPVFMPFITSYFMPRVAGDRPDIVPKGSVNLAFIGNFAESPSNDTVFTTEYSIRTAMESVYTLLEVERAVPEVYGSIYDIRELLKAIYYMGDKKTIDEANLGIPKLAKVVLKKKIKGTFIEELLTESKLL
- a CDS encoding transposase, yielding MIRYKKEFNQSLVEMHNQGRSYADLSAEYGPSVDSIRNWVKLYAFHEVDGEKWTQADVNALQKENDKLREELEILKRAAVLLSKYN